A region of the Ovis canadensis isolate MfBH-ARS-UI-01 breed Bighorn chromosome 10, ARS-UI_OviCan_v2, whole genome shotgun sequence genome:
gttgttcagttgctcagtcatgtctgactctttgtgaccccatggactgcagcccaccaggctcctctgtccatgggattctccaagcaagaatactggagtgggttgccatttcttcctccaggggatcttccccacccagggatcgaacctgtatcccctgcattggcaggcggattttttaccactgagccaccttggcaGCTGGACTTGGTACCCCAGTGATAAAGAGGGACATGAAGGCTGTGGGAAAGGCATGAAGAGTCATGAAGTCCAGGATGGCTGATGGGAGAGATCCGCGTTTTGTGCCGGCATGGCTTTCTTTGTCCCTGCGGGGGGTAGTTTTCGATCCTCGGACTGGGCTTCTGGAAAGAGCCAGTCAGGAGGAGGAATCTGAAGGTGGGTGAGACTGGATGGAATTTGCATTCCGAGATTACAGGCCTTTAATTTCTGCAATCAGCTAGCGGCTCTGCCGCAAAAAAGCCGCAGCACAAAGCCGAGCCGGCCGCGAAGTGGGTTAGGGCGTTATATAAGCCCCGGCGGGAGGGGAGACGGCCCTCTCCGCGCTCCGCAGGCGGATGCAGAGCGCGGGTGACCGCGGGCGGGCGCGGGCCGCGCTGACGCCGGGCTGCTCGCGTCGCCATGGAGACGGGCGGGCGCGGCGCGGCTGTCAGCGGCGGGCGCGCGGCCGCGGGGGGCTGCGGGAGGAAGGCGCGGGCCGCGGCCGGGACCCTCGCGGTAGAGATGGACTTGCATTGTGATCGCGCCGCCGAGCCGCCGGCCGCCGAGCCGCCGTCGGGGAAGATCAACAAGGCCGCCTTCAAACTGTTCAAGAAGAGGAAGCCGGGCGGCGCGATGCCCAGCATCTTCGGGGTCAAACACAAAGGGGACGGCAAGGGCGCGGGGCCGGCGGGGCTGGTGCGCAGCCGGACGCACGACGGGCTGGCCGAGGCTCTGGCGCTGGAGGGCGGCCGCCGCGAGGAGCCGCGCGCGGGCGGCGGGGACGGGGCGCGGCCGGGCCCCGCAGCCCCCCGGGCGGCCCCGGGAGGCGCGGGCCCGGCGGCCGGCGGCTCGGTGGCCAAGTCGCACAGCTTCTTCTCGCTCCTGCGGAAGAACGGGCGGCCCGAGAGCGGCGGGGCGGAGCAGGCCGACGCGGGCAAGGCCGGTGGCAGACAAAAGCGGGGGCTGCGGGGGCTCCTGGGCGGCGTGCGCTGGCGCAGGAAGGACCGGCGGCCCCAGGACGCGGCGCCGGCGGGGCGCGCGGGGGCTCCGGCCGGCCTGGCGCGGCCGGGCTCGCTCACCGCCAGCCTGGAGTGCGTCAAGGAGGAGGCGCCCGCGGCCGCGCGCCAGCCGGAGCCAGCAGGTGAGCCCGCGGCGGGGGAGCCCGAGCCGGCCTGCGCCCCGGGAGAGGGCGCCTCGGGGCCCGGGCGGCGCGCCGAGCGGCCCTTCGCGCCCCCCGAGCCAGAGCCGCGCGCCGGGGAGGGCCGGCCGGCCGAGGACGCCGCGGGGCCCGGGGCCGCGCCGGCAGAGACGGCGCCCCGGGCAGATTCCAAAGGCGGCCGCGCGCCCGCCGCCCCCGACCCTTCCTCGGTCGATCCGCCCTCCGACCCATCGGCCGATCgtatttgtctgatgttttctgaCGTGACTTCACTGAAAAGCTTTGACTCTCTTACAGGCTGCGGAGATATTATCGCAGACCCCGAGGACGAGGCCGGGCCCGGCTGTGCCAAGCACGCCCCCGGGCCGGGCCAGCCGGGCCCCGCCACAAAGCCGCCGGGCGTGGTGGCCTACCAGGGAGGCGGGGAGGAGATGGCGAGCCCGGCCGAGGCGGACGACTCGTACCTGCAGGAGTTCTGGGACATGCTGTCCCAGACCGAGGACCAGGGAGAGGGGCCCCAGGGAGGAGCGGCCCCGGCGTCCGACGCTCAGGTGGCTCCCGAGACCCCCAAAGAAGCCAGGTGTGCGGAGGTGACCAAGGACGCATCCTCGGTCAAGCGCCGGAGGCTTCACCAGGTCCCCACGGAGCTCCCCGCGAAGGAAGAACCCAAGCATCAGGACAAGGAGCCGCAGGAAGGCGTCCCCAGCAGCGACGAGGGCTACTgggactcccccacccccaggccggAGGAGGACGGCGGCGCGAGGAAGACGGGCCTCCCCCGGGACAGCGACAGCGGCGACGCGCTCCACGAGCTCTGCGCCGCCGAGCCGGATCGAAGCCCCGCGGCCCTGCCCGCGGCCCCCACTGCCAGCGAGGAGACATCCTGCTCGTCCCGGTTAAAGCCCGTGTCTCCGGTCACCATCACCTGCCCCCTGCGAACGCCGGGGAGCCTGCTGAAGGACTCCAAGATCCCGGTCAGCATCAAGCATCTGGCGAACCTTCCATCCAGCCACCCGGTGGTTCACCAGCCACCAGCCAGGAGCGAGCTGCCCAGAACCAAAATCCCGGTGTCCAAGGTGCTGGTCCGCCGGGTCAGCAGCCGGGGCTTGGCTGGGACCACCCTCCGGGCCGCGGCATGCCACGATAGTGCCAAAAAGTTGTGAGGTCTCCGAGGCCGAGGTGGAGGGGCCGCATGTTGAGGAATACAACTTTGTCTGGAAACTGCTAAGACAAATGTTCCATCCCCAGAGAAAGGCCTTGCCGACAGTCCCCACTCGGAGCCTGGACCCAGGAGCTCTGCCCCCAGGCAGGGGAATGCTGCGCAACGGGATTCCCCCTCCAGATAATTCCCTGAGGATTCTTTTCAAgcactttttccccctttttttaaaccttttaaaacccccccctccccccccccccccccccgcgccactttctttttttctttattgcacCGAACGTTCAGAAGTCACCTTTACTTGCCTTTGCAGAAAATAAGACAACCCAACCTAAGGAAGCATCATGCCATGATATTTGGCCGTGTCACCGTCCAGTGGGCCTCCAGGAACCATCTGAAGAACCAGAGAGGAGCCCTCCTCTTCCTGACACTTTacttccttattttccttttcctttccagggggaaaaagaaaaacaaaacaaaacaccctttGCTGTATCACTGTGTGGGAAACACCTACAAAGCTGAAAGAGCCAGGTACTTACCCAATGAGCAGAGGCAGGACTGATGGGCAGAAAACCTGCTGTACTTTCAGTTGCTAGGTATGCAAGTAGACATATATCTACCACTAAGATGATCACAGAGTTTGGGTTTGGTGGGTTTATTTAGATCATTTGTTTGGGGAGAAATAAAAACCTCAGcagagaaggtttttttttttttttttcctctctctctctctctttttttatttccccaCCCAGTGCAGAGATGAGGACCAGGGCAAGATTTCACTAAATGCCAACAGACGCAGTGTTTTAGCATTTATGAACTATAACCTTTTCATGTGTAGATAACGCATCTTTTACAGATTATCGAGCTGTTAACCTTTTATAATCTGTCAATAACCTCCAGTTTAAAATCTGGTTTTATAGCTAGACACCGTAACCGCTCCCAAACCATTGATGTTCTTTTATGTGCTGTAGACAGAAGCAgttctctttttgttttataaGGGTTCTCTGGCTTTCagtgtagggggaaaaaaaaatccattgtgtTGATGTCCCAAAGGAATGGTTCTGCCTTGTCTTGGGTAAAAGTCTGTTTCTCACCCTGGACCCTGGTTTTCAGAGATTTTTACCTTGGTTATAAAAATTTCGGATTCAACCGTGTCTCAGTACGAGGAGTCCAAAACAAGGAACAcgtaaagaaaaacaatagaaaatgtaGTTTTTTCATTGACTTCTTTATGTCTTAGGACTGAGCCACATATGTTAAGAATATGACACTGGGAAACTTATGTATCATTAACATTGTGTGCCaagattatttttgaaaagtggTTTACTTATATGtgtgttttctgttattttagaTGAAGCATTTATTTCAGAAAGGGTTACCATATGCCTCCATAGTTTGAATGATAAACTGAAGTCTTTCCTAGAATGCTATTAGGGTCTAATGGTTATAAAATATCTTCTTTGAAACATTTCAGTGTATTTAATCAAAAGATCAGAGCTTCTACTAGGAGATGGTTCATGGTATTGGGGAGATTCGTATTCAAGtgaaaccacacacacataaaagacaTGCATACTTCTCTCCAACTCTCATTTTCCAGGGAGATTCCCTAAGTAATGAACTGGTGGTACCTGCTTGttaagtttttttctgttttataaaagaaagaataaggcAAGTATATGAAGATCTATTTTAATAATATGAAAGAAGTCACAAACTAAACAGACATCAAAGGAATACAAATCCTAGCCAATAGCACAAAGCAGGTTGTTCCCCATTTTAAACCTGCAAGGACTCCATTAGAAGAGGTGGTAGAAAttgactgaatttatttatttttcagattactgGCTTTTATTGCGTCATGTCAGATCCTTAATGTTATTTCAAAGTagtgttttaatatttaatttcttatgTCTGTCGATGAGATCTCGTAGGCTGACATAGCCTTAAGCACTCTGAATACACCACCAGGAATTCATAAAGCAGCTCACACGTGCTCACGCACTCAGCTGTGCACAACCAACAGACAAAGGCGTTCACCGTGAACTTGGAGGTGTCTTAGAGATTAGTTTTGTCTTGAGAAAGGGATATGAATTAGATTCAACACTAATC
Encoded here:
- the AMER2 gene encoding APC membrane recruitment protein 2, with amino-acid sequence METGGRGAAVSGGRAAAGGCGRKARAAAGTLAVEMDLHCDRAAEPPAAEPPSGKINKAAFKLFKKRKPGGAMPSIFGVKHKGDGKGAGPAGLVRSRTHDGLAEALALEGGRREEPRAGGGDGARPGPAAPRAAPGGAGPAAGGSVAKSHSFFSLLRKNGRPESGGAEQADAGKAGGRQKRGLRGLLGGVRWRRKDRRPQDAAPAGRAGAPAGLARPGSLTASLECVKEEAPAAARQPEPAGEPAAGEPEPACAPGEGASGPGRRAERPFAPPEPEPRAGEGRPAEDAAGPGAAPAETAPRADSKGGRAPAAPDPSSVDPPSDPSADRICLMFSDVTSLKSFDSLTGCGDIIADPEDEAGPGCAKHAPGPGQPGPATKPPGVVAYQGGGEEMASPAEADDSYLQEFWDMLSQTEDQGEGPQGGAAPASDAQVAPETPKEARCAEVTKDASSVKRRRLHQVPTELPAKEEPKHQDKEPQEGVPSSDEGYWDSPTPRPEEDGGARKTGLPRDSDSGDALHELCAAEPDRSPAALPAAPTASEETSCSSRLKPVSPVTITCPLRTPGSLLKDSKIPVSIKHLANLPSSHPVVHQPPARSELPRTKIPVSKVLVRRVSSRGLAGTTLRAAACHDSAKKL